Below is a genomic region from Kribbella qitaiheensis.
CCGCCACCTGCTCCGCCCACATCCGCGAGTCCGCCACCCCCGCGTGCACCAGCAACACCTCAGGCTCGTCACCAACCACCCACCTAACAAGAGTCATGCCCCAGACCCTGACCCCCTCCACCCCGCCCGGCAACTGTTTTTAGGGGTGGTGGCGGCCGGGGGTGGTGGTGAAGGTTTGTTTGTAGGTGTCTATGAAGGCGCTGGGGGTGGACCAGCCGCAGAGGTGGGCGACTGTGGTGACGGGGTGGCCTTCGGCGAGGAGGACGAGGGCGTGGTGGAGGCGGAGTTGGGTGCGCCATTGGGGGAAGGTCATGGCGAACTCGGCGCGGAACAGGCGGGAGAGGGTGCGTTCGCTGGCGCCTACCGCGGAGCCGAGGGCTGCTAGGGGGCGGCTGTCGGCGGGGGTGCGGTCGAGGATTGCGCACAGCGCCGCCAGGCGGGTGTCCTGGGCGGCGGGGAGGCGTAGGGCGGCCTGTTGCGTGGATAGCTTTAGCTGGTCGAGCAGTACTGCGCGGAGGCGTCGCCGTTCGGCGCTGTCGTCGGCAGGGTCGTCTGTG
It encodes:
- a CDS encoding AraC family transcriptional regulator gives rise to the protein MSGIRQQPQAPTVLRQLAGGERIDLHVHDDHQIVYAAAGVVSVATKQGTWVGPATRAIWIPARTPHEHRAYGDTALHLVGLPVNPLGLATPAVLSVHPLLRELIIAYTDDPADDSAERRRLRAVLLDQLKLSTQQAALRLPAAQDTRLAALCAILDRTPADSRPLAALGSAVGASERTLSRLFRAEFAMTFPQWRTQLRLHHALVLLAEGHPVTTVAHLCGWSTPSAFIDTYKQTFTTTPGRHHP